The proteins below come from a single Metarhizium brunneum chromosome 1, complete sequence genomic window:
- the CYB2_1 gene encoding Cytochrome b2 has protein sequence MALKGSDIAQHNNADSCWVIIHGKAYDVTDFLPEHPGGSKIILKYAGKDATEEFEPIHPPDTLDKYLEKSKHLGPVDMGTVAKEEKAHDPHEAARLERVEQKPHLSQCYNLFDFEAVARRVMKTTAWGYYSSAADDEITMRENHSAFHRIWFRPQVLVDVEHVDFSTTMLGTRCSIPFYVTATALGKLGHHEGEVILTRAAHKQNVIQMIPTLASCSFDEIIDARQGDQVQWLQLYVNKDREITRKIVQHAEARGCKGLFITVDAPQLGRREKDMRTKFTDQGSNVQSGQDTDNSQGAARAISSFIDPSLSWKDIPWFKSITKMPVVLKGVQRVEDVIRAIEVQADGVVLSNHGGRQLDTARSGIEILAETMPILRARGLQDKIEIFIDGGIRRATDIIKALCLGARGVGIGRPFLYAMSAYGQDGVEKAMQLLKDEMEMNMRLIGCARVEDLNPSLVDTRGLFVHSNSTAADALSQTVYDPLVVPSQRAKAKL, from the exons atggcgttgAAAGGGAGCGACATTGCTCAGCACAACAACGCCGACTCGTGCTGGGTCATCATTCAC GGCAAAGCCTACGACGTGACCGACTTTCTTCCCG AACATCCGGGAGGTTCCAAGATTATACTGAAATATGCT GGCAAAGATGCCACGGAGGAATTCGAGCCCATCCACCCGCCCGACACCCTCGACAAATACCTTGAAAAGTCGAAGCATCTTGGTCCTGTGGACATGGGTACCGTtgcgaaagaagaaaaggcacACGACCCTCATGAGGCTGCGCGGCTAGAGCGTGTCGAGCAGAAGCCGCACTTGTCGCAATGCTACAACCTGTTTGACTTTGAGGCTGTTGCCCGGAGAGTCATGAAGACAACTGCATGGGGATACTACTCGAGTGCTGCAGACGATGAAATT ACTATGCGAGAAAACCACAGCGCCTTTCACCGAATCTGGTTCCGACCCCAGgtcctcgtcgacgtcgaacATGTCGATTTCAGCACCACGATGCTCGGTACACGATGCTCAATCCCGTTCTACGTCACTGCTACGGCGCTCGGGAAACTGGGCCACCACGAAGGCGAAGTCATCCTCACTCGCGCGGCGCACAAACAAAACGTCATTCAGATGATCCCCACGCTGGCGTCGTGCTCGTTTGACGAAATTATCGACGCCAGGCAGGGCGACCAAGTCCAGTGGCTCCAGCTGTACGTCAACAAGGACCGCGAAATCACCCGCAAGATCGTGCAGCACGCCGAGGCCCGCGGCTGCAAGGGTCTCTTCATCACCGTCGACGCGCCGCAGCTCGGCCGCCGCGAGAAGGACATGCGCACCAAGTTCACCGATCAGGGGAGCAACGTCCAGTCCGGCCAGGACACGGACAACTCGCAGGGCGCCGCGCGCGCAATCTCCAGCTTCATCGACCCGTCGCTCAGCTGGAAGGATATCCCCTGGTTCAAGAGCATCACCAAAATGCCCGTCGTCCTCAAGGGCGTCCAGCGCGTCGAGGATGTCATCCGCGCCATCGAGGTCCAGGCTGACGGTGTCGTCCTCTCCAACCACGGCGGCCGCCAACTCGACACGGCCCGCTCCGGCATCGAGATCCTCGCCGAAACCATGCCTATCCTGCGCGCTCGCGGGCTCCAGGACAAGATCGAAATCTTCATCGACGGCGGCATCCGTCGCGCCACAGACATCATCAAGGCCTTGTGCCTGGGGGCGCGGGGCGTCGGCATAGGACGCCCCTTCCTGTATGCCATGAGTGCCTATGGgcaggacggcgtcgagAAGGCCATGCagctgctcaaggacgagatggagatgaatATGCGCCTGATTGGCTGTGCCAGGGTGGAGGATCTGAACCCGAGCCTGGTTGACACAAGGGGGCTATTTGTACATTCGAATTCGACGGCTGCGGATGCCTTGTCGCAGACCGTCTATGACCCGTTGGTTGTGCCGTCACAGagagccaaggccaaatTATAA
- the BRO1 gene encoding Vacuolar protein-sorting protein, giving the protein MPQSPMISVPLKATNEIDWVSPLKNYIRQSYGDDPERYAEECATLNRLRQDMRGAGKESTSGRDMLYRYYGQLELLDLRFPVDEQHIKIAFTWFDAFTHKSTTQYSLAFEKASVIFNISAVLSCHAAFQNRSEDSPLKVAYHSFQASAGMFTYINDNFLHAPSFDLSRETVKTLIHIMLAQAQEVFLEKQIADQKKVALLAKLAAQSGYLYGQAIEGVQENVNKAIFEKVWLTMVQIKSNLLNSMAQYYQGQADDEAKQHGSAVARFEVAERLAKEAERLSRNFPATVPANSNLSAECGGLLQELSKRQLSSVQDRLREAVKDNDFIYHQTVPAEASLAGIAKLPASKPIPVSELYAGQDMQRITGPDLFAKIVPMAVTESASLYDEEKAKLIRAETERVDAANGEMAASLDYLRLPGALQVLKGGFDQDIIPDEDFRQWCIDVADHEAPAEIFELLRNEKETIVSLLDNSSKQLDLEESVCEKMRSKYEGEWSQQPSSRLTTTLRSDIRNYREALDVAMRSDNQLAAKLRENEVEFDEMRHAAQEADVDQLFRKAITQARSKGSHASSPAHVEPNLLDADFGESGPSVMDQVNMVEEILKRLNLIKRERNQVLKDLKEKVHNDDISQVLILNKKSISNYETQLFEQELEKFRPHQNRLLQANHKQSQLMKELTATFNALLQDKRVRSEQSKYEGMQRQRSSVINKYKRAYQEFLDLEAGLQSAKNWYSEMRETVESLEKNVQTFVHNRRAEGAQLLDRMDQDRSASKSNQAELEQERLRGLMERMSVDPAKASPQTSTSNRPAPAPLFQPGQGPRYAQNNFQGQYQVPTSPPPNQATYPGYSSPPPQSTFSAPMAYNPSQYGRTPGPTSPPPNQASFAVNRMPHSPPPTQTSFGQTHQHQPHQTYGNYGASQAQQPAGYVPPGFVPPPPPPGPPPLGPQQTFHYDGHSGHQQGAQTRVTQPEQPHDPWAGLNAWK; this is encoded by the exons ATGCCGCAATCACCCATGATCTCAGTGCCTCTCAAGGCCACCAATGAAATTGATTGGGTCTCACctttaaaaaattatatacgtcaaagctatggagacgaTCCCGAGCGCTATGCTGAAGAATGCGCTACCCTTAATCGCTTGCGACAGGATATGCGAGGCGCCGGAAAGGAGAGCACATCGGGTCGCGATATGCTCTATCGATACTACGGCCAgctcgagctgcttgattTGCGGTTTCCTGTTGATGAGCAGCATATCAAGATTGCATTTACATG GTTCGACGCTTTCACGCACAAGTCAACCACACAATACTCCCTCGCATTCGAGAAAGCCTCCGTCATCTTTAATATTTCCGCCGTTCTATCATGTCATGCAGCATTTCAGAACCGAAGCGAGGACTCACCACTTAAAGTTGCATACCACTCCTTCCAGGCCTCGGCCGGAATGTTCACATATATCAACGATAACTTTCTCCACGCACCATCCTTTGATCTCAGCCGTGAAACCGTTAAGACATTGATACACATCATGCTAGCACAGGCCCAAGAAGTGTTCTTAGAGAAACAGATTGCTGATCAAAAGAAGGTTGCCTTGCTTGCCAAGTTAGCCGCCCAATCCGGCTACCTTTATGGGCAAGCCATTGAGGGGGTCCAAGAAAACGTCAACAAGGCTATCTTTGAGAAGGTGTGGCTGACAATGGTCCAG ATCAAAAGCAATCTGCTGAATTCTATGGCCCAATATTATCAGGGCCAGGCAGATGACGAAGCTAAACAACATGGCAGTGCTGTCGCACGGTTCGAGGTCGCAGAAAGACttgccaaagaagccgaaCGACTGTCACGAAACTTTCCAGCCACGGTGCCAGCCAACTCAAACCTCAGCGCTGAGTGTGGCGGCCTCCTACAAGAGCTTTCAAAGAGACAGCTGTCGAGTGTCCAAGATAGGCTTCGTGAAGCAGTAAAAGACAACGACTTCATCTATCACCAGACTGTGCCTGCTGAAGCCAGCCTAGCGGGCATTGCGAAGCTTCCAGCATCAAAACCCATTCCCGTGAGCGAGCTCTATGCTGGCCAGGATATGCAGCGCATTACGGGACCCGACCTGTTCGCCAAAATTGTACCTATGGCCGTAACTGAATCTGCAAGTCTGTACGACGAAGAGAAGGCCAAACTCATCCGAGCCGAGACTGAGAGGGTTGATGCCGCGAATGGGGAAATGGCAGCAAGCCTAGACTACTTACGTTTGCCAGGGGCACTTCAGGTGCTGAAAGGCGGCTTTGATCAAGACATCATCCCCGACGAAGATTTCCGCCAATGGTGTATCGATGTTGCCGATCATGAAGCGCCTGCTGAGATTTTCGAACTTTTGCGGAATGAAAAGGAGACCATTGTCTCTTTATTAGACAATAGCTCCAAGCAACTCGATTTGGAGGAGAGTGTCTGCGAGAAGATGCGGTCCAAATATGAAGGCGAGTGGAGCCAACAGCCAAGTTCTAGATTAACGACAACTTTGAGATCAGACATTCGTAATTACCGGGAAGCTTTGGATGTGGCCATGAGAAGTGACAACCAACTTGCGGCGAAACTCCGGGAAAACGAAGTTGAATTTGATGAGATGCGACATGCCGCCCAGGAAGCAGATGTTGATCAGCTTTTCCGGAAAGCCATTACTCAAGCCCGCTCCAAGGGCAGTCATGCGTCGAGTCCCGCTCATGTCGAACCTAACCTCCTCGACGCGGATTTTGGCGAAAGCGGACCTAGTGTGATGGATCAAGTCAATATGGTTGAGGAAATTCTCAAGAGGCTCAATCTCATAAAGCGAGAGCGGAACCAAGTCCTGAAGgatctcaaggagaag GTACACAACGATGATATTTCACAAGTTTTGATTTTGAACAAAAAGTCCATTTCCAACTACGAGACTCAGCTGTTTGAACAGGAGTTAGAGAAATTTAGGCCACACCAGAACCGCTTATTGCAGGCCAATCATAAGCAATCGCAGCTGATGAAGGAATTGACAGCAACGTTTAACGCTCTGTTGCAAGATAAACGTGTAAGGTCCGAGCAGAGCAAATATGAGGGTATGCAACGACAGAGGTCATCGGTTATCAACAAATACAAGCGAGCATACCAGGAGTTTTTGGATTTAGAGGCAGGGCTGCAAAGCGCAAAGAACTGGTATTCAGAAATGCGGGAAACGGTGGAAAGCTTGGAAAAGAACGTGCAGACGTTTGTTCACAACCGGAGGGCGGAGGGCGCGCAGCTACTCGACCGGATGGACCAAGACCGGTCTGCGAGCAAGAGCAACCAGGCTGAACTGGAGCAAGAACGTCTACGAGGCTTAATGGAGCGCATGTCTGTGGATCCGGCCAAAGCATCGCCTCAGACATCGACGTCTAATCGtccggcgccggcaccgtTATTCCAGCCTGGACAAGGTCCTCGATATGCGCAAAACAACTTCCAGGGCCAATATCAGGTACCTACTTCGCCGCCTCCCAACCAAGCAACATATCCAGGGTATTCCAGCCCACCACCACAGAGCACGTTCTCGGCGCCTATGGCGTACAATCCGTCTCAATATGGCCGAACTCCAGGACCAACCTCACCACCCCCAAATCAGGCATCGTTTGCCGTGAATAGGATGCCACACTCGCCGCCCCCGACTCAAACGTCCTTTGGGCAGActcaccaacaccaaccacaTCAGACTTATGGGAACTACGGGGCATCCCAGGCGCAACAGCCGGCTGGTTACGTGCCTCCTGGAtttgtgccgccgccgccgccgcctggtcCTCCGCCGCTGGGACCACAACAGACCTTTCACTATGATGGGCACAGCGGCCATCAGCAGGGTGCCCAGACGCGCGTGACGCAGCCAGAGCAACCCCACGATCCGTGGGCTGGACTGAATGCATGGAAATAA
- the NAM9 gene encoding 37S ribosomal protein NAM9 — protein MIPASPDQLRTADKGRTSDGIIRRCQLSYAKKSDIVRVSLLTLLKLLRRRQSCSTAINNRAASVNMRKPYRFYSLNRPKLRQSWNKYNLYNLYRNAGREPQIRGTPTFFQQKWAAKSKTRAYHGEHIPEKKWVRLFSRRLLSAVDLPPEYLAAHDGSEQAAGRGSGLTTSNITAESFSKVPKPSTYERSRRRPPPFGDVNKLLSDQFTGMTPYMQMTFAPLERRLDTAVFRALFASSVRQARQFVIHGAVKVNGKKMIHPSYQLNPGDMFQVDIDKVMYGTGQQKATQGNKRLAENLNSRKQKADAFYQAAIDKAAANARTVASTSEAAAEAEKPEAEAVSAEESVEDQPESAGESVSGPGLESLTPEESWRLNNRALKFLLKDVKKILKNNPKDLSAKEKKQLRLFRADAKRFLSQPEDSALDVQELIEELQLQMKSHELMRESFEKLTIAPVSPDATAETPAAEASGQQTEYNRQRQVDKGLDGLSEEQKEKAVRIMGESQLSREEMRKLARLLQYDEENPIDDSKPYATPWRPRPFMSAFAFIPRYLEVNPNICAAVYLRHPVARKGMGEVPTPFSYLTNQLTHNWYLERG, from the exons ATGATCCCTGCCAGTCCCGACCAGCTGCGCACAGCTGACAAAGGCCGGACGTCGGACGGGATAATCCGCCGGTGCCAATTGAGCTACGCCAAAAAATCGGACATTGTTCGAGTCTCGCTCCTGACGCTCTTGAAGCTCCTTCGGCGACGTCAATCTTGCTCGAcagccatcaacaacagGGCTGCATCTGTGAATATGCGCAAACCATACAGATTTTACAGTCTTAATCGACCG AAATTGCGTCAGTCATGGAACAAATACAACTTGTATAACCTATACCGAAATGCTGGGCGTGAACCCCAAATTCGAGGCACACCGACTTTCTTCCAGCAGAAGTGGGCAGCCAAATCGAAAACCCGAGCCTACCACGGCGAGCATATTCCCGAGAAGAAATGGGTGCGCCTATTCTCTCGCCGGCTTCTTTCAGCCGTAGACTTGCCGCCGGAGTACTTAGCTGCTCATGATGGCTCTGAACAAGCTGCCGGTCGCGGTTCCGGCCTCACAACGTCCAATATCACAGCAGAGTCGTTTTCCAAAGTCCCCAAGCCGAGCACATACGAGCGATCAAGGCGGAGACCTCCTCCGTTTGGCGATGTGAACAAATTGCTATCTGATCAGTTCACAGGCATGACGCCTTACATGCAGATGACATTTGCGCCGCTGGAGCGAAGATTGGATACCGCAGTCTTCCGAGCGTTGTTTGCTAGCAGCGTGCGCCAGGCCCGCCAATTCGTCATTCATGGTGCTGTCAAGGTCAACGGCAAGAAA ATGATCCATCCATCATATCAGCTGAACCCAGGCGACATGTTCCAAGTAGACATTGACAAGGTCATGTACGGCACTGGACAGCAAAAGGCTACGCAGGGAAACAAGAGACTGGCGGAGAACCTGAATTCGAGAAAGCAGAAAGCCGATGCATTTTACCAAGCAGCTATTGACAAGGCTGCCGCCAATGCTCGTACGGTTGCTTCAACAAGCGAAGCCGCGGCCGAAGCGGAGAagcccgaggccgaggccgtgtCAGCGGAGGAGTCGGTTGAGGATCAGCCTGAGAGTGCGGGGGAATCAGTCTCTGGACCAGGACTCGAATCCCTTACCCCTGAGGAGAGTTGGAGACTTAATAACCGAGCTCTCAAGTTTCTCCTGAAAGATGTCAAGAAGATTCTCAAGAACAACCCTAAGGACCTCTCTGCgaaggaaaagaagcagcTGCGCTTATTCCGAGCCGATGCAAAGCGCTTTCTATCGCAGCCCGAAGATAGTGCCCTGGATGTGCAGGAGCTCATTGAGGAGCTCCAGCTGCAAATGAAGAGCCACGAACTCATGCGTGAAAGCTTCGAAAAGCTCACCATTGCTCCTGTGTCGCCCGACGCAACGGCTGAGAcgcccgccgccgaagccTCTGGCCAGCAAACCGAGTACAACCGACAGCGTCAAGTTGACAAGGGTCTCGATGGTCTCAGTGAAGAGCAGAAGGAGAAAGCCGTTCGCATCATGGGCGAATCTCAGCTCTCCCGTGAAGAAATGCGAAAACTTGCCCGACTACTCCAGTACGACGAAGAGAACCCCATTGATGACAGCAAGCCATACGCCACGCCATGGCGACCACGACCCTTCATGTCCGCGTTTGCATTCATCCCCCGCTACCTCGAAGTTAATCCTAACATTTGCGCCGCCGTGTATCTCCGTCACCCCGTGGCAAGAAAAGGCATGGGCGAGGTCCCTACGCCATTCAGCTATCTCACGAATCAATTGACGCACAACTGGTACCTGGAGCGTGGCTAA
- the ctf18 gene encoding Chromosome transmission fidelity protein 18: MLSASSPITFPKSSPAPKRPTPHEEPTKSKPRVDGPFILDGDDSEDESQEPQNGSHIAKRRMLQHPPEHDDTAPIMQHEENHKGDDTQTSVETSDIRASTEPPNWSAKPSLFSGLILETISPSTYSAKTCCGKSATIKQRKTSAAVSYETMVAARSKTKEGRAKRSYYGIEIHDLINKAAKEIRNKPLTVSTKPDTIIPSLEAPISGEKPKKTLLWTEKYRARNFMDLCGDDGTNRQVLRWLKRWDPVVFPGQAKAKPVMTRRPGAKHQLEEEKPHRKILMLTGPPGLGKTTLAHVCAKQAGYEVLEVNASDDRSRDVVRDRIRTSLGTESVKNVTNNKASDGSQKIAKPVCVIVDEVDGVTSGAGASGEGGFIKALIDLVLTDQRNSSAPTSEYSHKKKKGDDFRQMRPLVLICNDVYHPSLRPLRQSNLAEIVHVGRPSLDAVVGRVKSIFEKEGIPCDKDAARKLCEAAWGMTSGIDAKRGAESTVEGDLRGVMVVGEWVAGRFRSCLGHANQRLTRPWIENNILRDLSSSAAGARGLGRGNVRDIIQRVFQEGGGFPKQAMDLSEPKTLHEQPKAELGFGEQQKKYAMGRLGQMVDTSGEISTILTEIFAEYPNREFNDDIYLAKPNQAYDWLHFHDSCQSRLYASQEWELAPYLSQPILACHHLFASPKKHYTMASGFEKRWGGVEKEEDNSPPVPFSGPRADFQAREAEKQIRSQLQALQSQLSPTLMRSFRSAEDVATEFLPYLIRLVSPDVKPVVVGGSQGTMASVRKESEKVMVQRASQVLAEVGIALHKGKVESEMTGGRGPQYVYRMEPDLDSLSTFETAVALLHSQAPTRYAVRQVLDQELRRTIALRDNSARQARFQAGAASQVQTPLPVHDDKENKALPEDKPDVVVMRDFFGRIIESKPLAELDGNCDRRRRHEERNVWVTYHEGLNNAVRKPISLKEFLGVL; encoded by the exons ATGCTGTCCGCATCTTCACCTATTACTTTTCCAAAGAGCTCGCCTGCTCCGAAGCGCCCAACGCCTCATGAAGAACCTACGAAATCAAAGCCCCGCGTCGATGGGCCCTTCATATTGGATGGTGATGATTCGGAGGATGAGAGCCAAGAACCCCAAAATGGTTCCCACATAGCCAAGAGGCGCATGCTGCAACACCCCCCCGAACACGATGATACGGCCCCTATAATGCAACACGAAGAGAACCATAAGGGCGATGACACTCAGACTTCTGTCGAGACATCTGACATTAGGGCTTCAACAGAACCTCCAAACTGGTCAGCCAAACCCTCTTTATTCTCTGGCTTGATTCTTGAAACCATTTCCCCTTCGACGTATTCCGCCAAAACATGCTGTGGCAAGTCTGCAACCATTAAGCAACGAAAAACGTCTGCTGCAGTGTCATACGAAACAATGGTAGCAGCACGATCCAAAACGAAAGAGGGCAGAGCGAAGCGAAGCTACTACGGTATTGAAATTCACGACTTGATAAACAAGGCAGCAAAGGAAATCAGAAACAAGCCTTTAACCGTTTCTACTAAACCCGATACGATAATACCATCACTTGAGGCCCCGATTTCAGGCGAGAAACCAAAGAAAACCCTTCTATGGACTGAGAAATATCGTGCACGAAATTTTATGGACTTGtgtggcgacgacggcaccaATCGACAAGTACTCCGATGGCTGAAGCGATGGGACCCTGTTGTTTTCCCCGGCCAGGCGAAGGCTAAGCCAGTGATGACCAGAAGACCCGGTGCGAAGCATCAATtggaggaagagaagcccCATCGCAAGATATTGATGCTTACTGGACCACCGGGCTTGGGAAAGACAACTCTGGCTCACGTCTGCGCGAAACAGGCCGGATACGAGGTTCTAGAGGTCAACGCCAGTGATGACCGCAGCCGTGATGTCGTCAGGGATCGGATACGGACAAGCTTGGGCACGGAAAGCGTGAAAAATGTCACCAACAACAAAGCCAGCGACGGTTCACAGAAAATTGCCAAGCCCGTGTGTGTGATTGTGGATGAGGTGGACGGTGTGACGTCTGGAGCTGGTGCATCTGGGGAAGGTGGATTCATAAAGGCATTAATTGACTTAGTTCTGACGGACCAGAGGAACTCGTCGGCCCCGACGTCTGAGTACAGTcataaaaagaagaagggggatGACTTTCGACAAATGCGGCCATTGGTTCTCATCTGTAATGATGTCTATCACCCGTCCCTGCGGCCCCTACGACAGTCGAATCTGGCAGAGATCGTCCACGTTGGCCGACCATCACTTGATGCGGTAGTTGGCAGAGTCAAAAGTATCTTCGAGAAGGAGGGTATTCCTTgcgacaaggacgccgcAAGAAAGTTGTGCGAGGCAGCATGGGGCATGACAAGTGGTATTGATGCCAAACGGGGGGCGGAAAGCACCGTTGAAGGCGACCTGCGCGGTGTCATGGTTGTGGGTGAGTGGGTGGCAGGCCGGTTCAGATCTTGCCTCGGTCATGCGAATCAGCGACTCACACGCCCGTGGATCGAAAACAACATCCTACGCGACTTGTCAAGCAGTGCCGCTGGAGCCAGAGGCCTGGGACGAGGAAATGTACGAGATATTATCCAACGCGTATTtcaagaaggcggcggcttTCCTAAACAAGCCATGGACCTATCTGAACCCAAAACCCTGCATGAGCAGCCAAAGGCTGAGTTGGGCTTCGGCGAACAGCAGAAGAAATACGCCAtgggccgccttggccaaatGGTCGACACGAGCGGCGAAATTAGCACCATCCTGACGGAAATCTTCGCCGAGTATCCGAACCGCGAGTTCAACGACGACATCTACCTCGCCAAACCCAACCAAGCTTACGACTGGCTACATTTCCATGACTCCTGCCAATCACGTCTATACGCAAGCCAGGAATGGGAACTGGCGCCATATCTCAGTCAACCAATCCTGGCGTGCCATCACCTGTTTGCCTCACCCAAGAAGCATTACACGATGGCCAGTGGCTTCGAAAAACGCTGGGGCGGGGtggaaaaagaagaagacaatAGTCCTCCAGTGCCATTTTCCGGTCCTCGGGCTGATTTCCAGGCTCGCGAGGCAGAGAAGCAGATTCGGTCGCAGCTTCAAGCTCTGCAGTCGCAGCTCAGTCCGACGCTCATGCGGTCTTTCCGCAGCGCAGAGGACGTGGCCACGGAGTTTCTGCCTTACCTGATCCGCCTTGTATCCCCGGATGTGAAGCCCGTCGTGGTAGGCGGCAGCCAGGGGACCATGGCGAGCGTCCGCAAGGAGAGCGAAAAGGTCATGGTCCAGCGGGCTAGCCAAGTCCTGGCAGAGGTTGGAATTGCTCTTCACAAGGGTAAAGTCGAAAGCGAGATGACGGGGGGGCGTGGCCCCCAATACGTCTATCGTATGGAACC TGATCTCGACTCGCTCTCGACTTTCGAAACAGCCGTCGCTCTCCTCCATTCCCAAGCCCCAACCCGCTATGCCGTCAGGCAAGTCCTCGACCAGGAACTGCGACGAACCATTGCGCTGCGGGACAACAGTGCTCGTCAGGCTCGTTTCCAGGCTGGAGCTGCTTCACAGGTCCAGACGCCGCTTCCTGTGCACGACGACAAGGAGAACAAGGCTCTGCCAGAAGATAAGCCCGATGTCGTGGTCATGAGGGACTTCTTTGGGAGGATCATTGAATCGAAGCCGTTGGCGGAGTTGGATGGCAACTGTGATAGGAGACGTAGGCATGAAGAGAGAAACGTGTGGGTGACGTATCATGAAGGGTTGAATAATGCGGTCAGGAAGCCGATTTCGTTGAAGGAGTTTTTGGGGGTGTTGTAG